A window from Luteibacter flocculans encodes these proteins:
- a CDS encoding replicative DNA helicase, producing MSAQPDYYPGMDDFARFDERLPPCSIEAEQAVLGGLMLSPESLAKVSDWLTADDFFRRDHQAIYRAILGLSAQKSPCDAITMGDWFVANDLGHMIDGPTYLMELANGTPSAANIVAYGEIVVEKSRLRRASDVGAALMQAANRTTAASDMVIGEAVHQLSSMHASKLRGGLESAVPALKRMQEQMFARYDAAESDKGMRLLGLPWPWRELNRATKGLRAGVLYVVGARPNMGKSVFGGQTAVFTALSKKNVAWFSVEMTAEECMARAVAAQAQIPHDWVESPTPHDPDAESYWPRLTSAVTMLIDAPLHIDETPGINIDQLMARARRAHMQRPLDLIVIDHMHDMGIDEKKEVRHEYGRITQGAKTLAKELGCPVILMAQLNRASAQRPNKRPTMTDLRESGEIEQKADVILFLHRDDYYDPKSPRKGIVDVILAKGRNIRTGDNVELLNCFSEMRLKDLDEWDRPEPIADNIAPYMPRGFKG from the coding sequence ATGAGCGCACAGCCCGACTACTACCCCGGCATGGACGACTTCGCGCGCTTCGACGAGCGCCTGCCGCCGTGCTCGATCGAGGCTGAGCAAGCTGTGCTGGGCGGCCTCATGCTCTCGCCGGAGAGCCTGGCGAAGGTTTCCGACTGGCTGACGGCGGATGACTTCTTCCGCCGCGACCACCAGGCCATTTACCGCGCGATCCTCGGCTTATCCGCGCAGAAATCGCCGTGCGACGCGATCACGATGGGCGACTGGTTCGTCGCCAACGATCTCGGTCACATGATCGACGGTCCGACCTACCTGATGGAGCTGGCCAACGGCACGCCGAGCGCGGCGAACATCGTGGCCTATGGCGAGATTGTCGTGGAGAAATCCCGGCTGCGCCGCGCCAGCGACGTCGGTGCGGCGCTGATGCAGGCGGCCAATCGCACGACTGCGGCGTCCGACATGGTGATCGGCGAGGCAGTGCATCAGTTATCGAGCATGCACGCCAGCAAGTTGCGTGGCGGCCTCGAGTCGGCCGTTCCCGCTCTGAAACGCATGCAGGAGCAGATGTTCGCTCGTTACGACGCTGCCGAAAGCGACAAAGGAATGCGTCTTCTCGGCTTGCCGTGGCCGTGGCGCGAACTAAACCGCGCAACGAAGGGGCTTCGCGCCGGCGTGCTCTACGTCGTGGGCGCGCGCCCGAACATGGGCAAGTCGGTGTTCGGCGGACAGACCGCGGTGTTCACGGCACTGAGCAAGAAGAATGTCGCCTGGTTTTCGGTGGAAATGACGGCCGAGGAATGCATGGCACGCGCTGTGGCTGCCCAGGCGCAGATCCCGCACGACTGGGTGGAAAGCCCGACGCCGCACGACCCTGATGCTGAATCGTACTGGCCGCGCCTCACTTCGGCCGTAACGATGCTGATTGATGCCCCGCTGCACATCGACGAAACGCCGGGCATCAACATCGACCAGCTGATGGCCCGGGCTCGCCGTGCCCACATGCAGCGCCCGCTGGACCTGATCGTCATCGACCACATGCACGACATGGGCATCGATGAGAAGAAAGAGGTGCGGCACGAATACGGGCGGATCACCCAAGGCGCGAAGACGTTGGCGAAGGAACTGGGGTGCCCGGTGATCCTCATGGCGCAGCTCAACCGTGCCAGCGCTCAGCGGCCGAACAAGCGGCCGACGATGACCGACCTGCGTGAATCCGGCGAGATCGAGCAGAAGGCCGACGTGATCCTGTTCCTCCATCGCGACGACTACTACGACCCGAAGTCGCCGCGGAAGGGGATCGTCGACGTGATCCTCGCCAAGGGTCGCAACATCCGGACCGGCGACAACGTCGAGCTCTTGAACTGCTTCAGCGAGATGCGCTTGAAGGATCTCGATGAGTGGGACCGCCCGGAGCCCATCGCCGACAACATCGCCCCCTATATGCCACGAGGTTTCAAGGGATGA
- a CDS encoding Ref family recombination enhancement nuclease, whose product MKRTPLIRKTPLVARQQFVARTVVTTALKAKKRLRQSRSTGKPTKGQAERIDRLKRGECVCCWINRQQGRPTAYFGGCDAHHLLSGGRRRGHGYTIAGCPWHHRGVKPYDGMTDAQATEHFGPSLAHGSKPFHAIYGTDDELLALQEQLLASEVSP is encoded by the coding sequence TTGAAGCGCACGCCCCTCATCCGCAAGACGCCACTGGTCGCGCGCCAGCAATTCGTTGCTCGCACGGTCGTGACCACCGCCCTGAAGGCCAAGAAGCGCCTCCGGCAGTCCCGCAGCACGGGGAAGCCGACGAAGGGCCAGGCCGAGCGCATCGACCGGCTGAAGCGCGGCGAGTGCGTCTGCTGCTGGATCAACCGCCAGCAAGGCAGGCCGACGGCGTACTTCGGGGGGTGCGACGCGCACCACCTCTTGAGCGGTGGCCGTCGTCGCGGTCACGGATACACGATCGCTGGCTGCCCTTGGCACCACCGCGGCGTTAAGCCCTACGACGGGATGACAGACGCCCAGGCAACCGAGCACTTCGGCCCGAGCCTCGCCCATGGGTCGAAGCCGTTTCACGCCATCTACGGTACCGACGACGAACTGCTGGCGCTGCAAGAGCAGCTGCTTGCTTCCGAGGTGAGCCCGTGA